A stretch of the Flavobacterium sp. 5 genome encodes the following:
- the queG gene encoding tRNA epoxyqueuosine(34) reductase QueG produces MTINSKETYSKFIKSEAKRLGFLSCGISKAGFLEQEAPRLENWLNNQMNGQMTYMENHFDKRLDPTLLVDDAKSVISLLLNYYPSELQNTDSYKISKYAYGQDYHFVIKEKLNELLFSIQQNIGEVTGRAFVDSAPVLDKAWAAKSGLGWIGKNSNLLTQKVGSFYFIAELIIDLDLEYDHAVTDHCGSCTACLDACPTQAIVTPYVVDGSKCISYFTIELKENIPSEMKGKFDDWAFGCDVCQDVCPWNRFAKPHNEPLLSANSELLSMSKKDWIEITEETFKKVFKDSPLKRSKFNGLKRNILFLE; encoded by the coding sequence ATGACAATCAATTCGAAAGAAACATATTCTAAATTTATTAAATCCGAAGCTAAGCGTCTCGGTTTTTTGTCTTGTGGTATATCTAAAGCTGGATTTTTAGAACAAGAAGCGCCACGTTTAGAAAACTGGTTGAACAATCAAATGAATGGTCAAATGACTTATATGGAAAATCACTTTGACAAGCGATTAGATCCTACTTTATTAGTCGATGACGCTAAAAGTGTGATTTCACTTTTATTGAATTATTATCCTTCGGAACTTCAAAATACTGATTCTTATAAAATCTCAAAATATGCTTATGGACAAGATTATCATTTTGTCATCAAAGAAAAACTGAATGAATTACTGTTTTCTATTCAGCAAAATATAGGAGAAGTTACTGGTCGTGCATTTGTTGATTCGGCTCCAGTTCTCGATAAAGCTTGGGCTGCGAAAAGCGGTTTAGGATGGATTGGAAAAAACAGCAATTTATTGACTCAAAAAGTAGGTTCTTTTTATTTTATTGCAGAACTGATTATAGATCTTGATTTGGAATATGATCATGCTGTTACGGATCATTGTGGTTCATGTACTGCTTGTCTTGATGCTTGTCCTACCCAAGCTATTGTTACTCCTTATGTGGTTGATGGGAGTAAATGTATTTCCTATTTTACTATTGAGCTCAAAGAGAATATTCCTTCCGAAATGAAAGGTAAATTTGATGATTGGGCTTTTGGTTGTGATGTTTGCCAAGATGTTTGTCCTTGGAATCGTTTTGCAAAACCACATAATGAACCATTGTTAAGTGCTAACTCGGAATTACTTTCAATGTCCAAAAAAGATTGGATTGAAATTACCGAAGAAACTTTTAAGAAAGTGTTTAAAGATTCTCCCCTTAAACGATCAAAATTTAATGGTCTAAAACGAAATATTCTTTTCTTAGAATAG
- a CDS encoding cytochrome P450, with protein sequence MSENKKYTYPKKLSIVRFFLDAEKVRKNPIPFHKKYFEKLGDTFSVRIGVTMHLILSRDNDVAQHILQKSHKNYYKSRLQTVYLSKYVGKGLLTSDGNFWLKQRRLIQPAFHKQKMNQLVDNMNHIIDSELNGLFEEKPVDIFPVMSQLAYTVVAKSLFHLSISEEKLKRIKFIIDEVQNFLIKEIRLPHKAWWFSLSGQVEKHLQLSLENNNIIQEIIEERVSLNEQTNDLLQMLLDTRYEGTGEGMSVTQLIDEIKILFTAGYETTANALTFTLYLLAKYPEIQEKVWKEIEVIEKETEDVLEQLQKMIYINAVLNESMRLYPPAWITDRQNIIDDVIGSYHIKKGTLIGVSFYELHRNPKYWSNPDEFNPERFLGDQKKHSMQYFYPFGAGPRMCIGSGFAIYELGLTLFKIIKRYEVKPISGEVQFNPLVTLKPVGVEVLFSKR encoded by the coding sequence ATGTCTGAAAACAAAAAATATACGTATCCGAAAAAATTATCAATAGTTAGATTCTTTTTAGATGCCGAAAAAGTTCGTAAAAATCCGATTCCATTTCATAAAAAATATTTTGAAAAACTGGGAGATACTTTTTCAGTTAGAATTGGCGTGACAATGCATTTGATATTGTCGAGAGATAATGATGTTGCACAGCATATTTTACAGAAAAGCCATAAGAACTATTATAAATCTCGCCTTCAAACTGTATACTTATCAAAATATGTTGGAAAAGGGCTTTTGACATCGGATGGTAATTTTTGGTTAAAACAAAGAAGACTGATTCAACCTGCATTTCATAAGCAAAAGATGAATCAGTTGGTGGATAATATGAATCATATTATTGATTCGGAGTTGAATGGTTTGTTTGAAGAAAAGCCAGTTGATATTTTTCCTGTAATGAGTCAATTGGCATATACTGTTGTTGCCAAATCGTTATTTCATCTATCAATTTCTGAAGAAAAACTTAAAAGAATAAAATTTATTATTGATGAAGTACAGAATTTCTTAATTAAAGAAATAAGACTTCCTCATAAAGCTTGGTGGTTTTCTTTGAGTGGACAAGTTGAAAAGCATCTTCAATTGTCTTTAGAAAATAACAATATTATTCAAGAGATTATTGAGGAAAGAGTGAGTTTAAATGAACAAACAAATGATTTGCTTCAGATGCTTCTTGATACCAGATATGAAGGTACAGGAGAAGGTATGTCTGTAACACAGTTGATTGATGAGATAAAAATTCTTTTTACAGCGGGTTACGAAACAACTGCAAATGCGTTAACTTTTACACTTTATCTTTTAGCAAAGTATCCAGAAATTCAAGAAAAAGTATGGAAAGAAATTGAAGTAATTGAAAAAGAAACAGAAGATGTTTTAGAGCAACTTCAAAAAATGATTTATATTAATGCTGTTTTAAATGAATCAATGAGGTTGTATCCACCGGCTTGGATTACAGATAGACAGAACATTATAGATGATGTTATTGGTTCTTACCATATAAAAAAAGGGACACTTATTGGCGTTTCATTTTATGAGTTGCATCGTAATCCAAAATATTGGAGTAATCCTGATGAATTTAATCCAGAGAGATTTCTAGGAGATCAAAAAAAACATTCTATGCAATATTTTTACCCATTTGGAGCTGGGCCAAGAATGTGTATTGGAAGTGGTTTTGCTATTTACGAACTTGGGTTAACACTATTTAAAATTATAAAAAGATACGAAGTGAAGCCGATTAGCGGAGAAGTTCAGTTTAATCCATTGGTTACCTTAAAACCTGTTGGTGTTGAAGTTTTATTTTCTAAAAGATGA
- the ruvB gene encoding Holliday junction branch migration DNA helicase RuvB, with translation MNENLDPTNNNFGAEELDIEKRLRPLSFDDFSGQDQVLDNLKVFVAAANQRNEALDHTLFHGPPGLGKTTLANILANELGVGIKITSGPVLDKPGDLAGLLTNLEERDVLFIDEIHRLSPIVEEYLYSAMEDFKIDIMIESGPNARTVQINLNPFTLIGATTRSGLLTAPMRARFGISSRLQYYTTELLTTIVERSAMIFKMPITMEAAIEIAGRSRGTPRIANALLRRVRDFAQIKGNGSIDIEIARYALKALNVDAHGLDEMDNKILNTIIDKFKGGPVGLSTLATAVSESSETIEEVYEPFLIQEGFIMRTPRGREVTEKAYKHLGKVRTNIQGGLF, from the coding sequence ATGAACGAGAATTTAGATCCTACGAATAATAATTTTGGCGCAGAAGAGCTTGATATTGAAAAAAGATTAAGGCCGTTGTCTTTTGATGATTTTTCTGGTCAGGATCAAGTATTGGATAATCTTAAAGTTTTTGTTGCCGCTGCTAATCAACGAAATGAGGCTCTTGATCATACACTTTTTCATGGTCCTCCAGGTTTGGGTAAAACTACTTTAGCTAATATTTTGGCAAATGAATTGGGAGTTGGAATCAAAATTACTTCTGGACCAGTTTTGGATAAGCCAGGTGATTTAGCAGGATTACTTACTAATCTTGAAGAACGAGATGTATTATTTATAGATGAGATACACCGTTTAAGTCCTATAGTTGAGGAATATTTATATTCTGCTATGGAAGATTTCAAGATTGATATTATGATTGAATCTGGTCCTAATGCTAGGACAGTACAAATTAATTTGAATCCTTTTACTCTTATAGGAGCTACAACTCGCTCCGGTCTTTTGACAGCTCCAATGCGTGCTCGTTTTGGGATCTCCTCAAGATTGCAATATTATACTACAGAGCTTTTGACAACTATTGTTGAGCGTAGTGCAATGATTTTTAAAATGCCAATCACTATGGAAGCTGCAATTGAGATTGCAGGTAGGAGTAGAGGAACTCCTCGTATTGCTAATGCTTTGTTACGTAGAGTACGTGATTTTGCACAGATCAAAGGAAATGGATCTATCGATATTGAAATTGCTCGATATGCCTTAAAAGCTCTTAATGTAGATGCTCATGGTTTGGATGAAATGGATAATAAAATTTTGAATACAATCATCGATAAATTCAAAGGAGGACCTGTCGGTTTGTCTACATTGGCTACTGCTGTTTCTGAAAGTAGTGAAACAATTGAAGAAGTATATGAACCCTTTTTGATTCAGGAAGGTTTTATTATGCGTACACCTAGAGGCCGTGAAGTAACAGAGAAAGCGTATAAGCATTTAGGGAAAGTCAGAACTAATATCCAAGGTGGGCTTTTTTAG
- a CDS encoding cbb3-type cytochrome c oxidase subunit I, translating into MSAEGHDHGHDHEHEHHHKDTFITKYIFSIDHKMIAKQYLLTGIIMGVIGVSMSLLFRMQLAWPEESFKIFNVLLGDKWAPNGVMANDIYLALVTIHGTIMVFFVLTAGLSGTFSNLLIPLQIGARDMASGFMNMISYWLFFLSSVIMVCSLFIEAGPASAGWTIYPPLSALPQAIPGSGLGMTLWLVSMAIFIASSLMGSLNYVVTVINLRTKGMSMTRLPLTIWAFFVTAIIGIVSFPVLLSAALLLIFDRSFGTSFFLSDIYIAGEVLHYQGGSPVLFEHLFWFLGHPEVYIVILPALGITSEIIATNSRKPIFGYRAMIMSIIAIAFLSTIVWGHHMFISGMNPFLGSVFTFTTLLIAIPSAVKAFNYITTLWKGNLQMNPAMLFSIGLVSTFITGGLTGIILGDSTLDINVHDTYFVVAHFHLVMGISALYGMFAGVYHWFPKMFGRMLNKNLGYVHFWVTAVCAYGVFFPMHFIGLAGLPRRYYTNTNFPLFDDLQNVNVLITTFALIGGAFQLVFLYNFFSSIFFGKKAVQNPWRSNTLEWTTPVEHMHGNWPGEIPEVHRWPYDYSNPGHEEDFVPQTVPMKEGEVVLHH; encoded by the coding sequence ATGTCAGCAGAAGGTCACGATCACGGACACGATCACGAACACGAACACCACCATAAAGACACTTTCATTACTAAATATATTTTTAGTATTGATCACAAAATGATTGCTAAGCAATATTTGTTAACTGGTATCATAATGGGTGTTATCGGTGTAAGTATGTCTTTGCTATTTAGAATGCAATTGGCTTGGCCAGAAGAATCTTTCAAAATATTTAATGTTTTGTTAGGTGATAAATGGGCTCCAAATGGAGTTATGGCTAATGATATTTATTTAGCCTTAGTAACCATACACGGTACCATAATGGTTTTCTTTGTATTGACGGCAGGGTTGAGTGGAACTTTTAGTAATTTATTGATACCACTTCAAATTGGAGCTCGGGATATGGCTTCTGGTTTTATGAATATGATCTCTTATTGGTTATTCTTTTTATCAAGTGTAATCATGGTTTGTTCTTTATTTATAGAAGCTGGACCAGCATCAGCAGGATGGACAATTTATCCTCCATTAAGTGCACTTCCTCAAGCTATTCCTGGTTCAGGTTTAGGAATGACTTTATGGTTGGTTTCTATGGCTATTTTCATTGCTTCTTCTTTGATGGGTTCTTTGAATTATGTTGTTACAGTTATTAACTTAAGAACAAAAGGAATGTCTATGACAAGATTGCCTCTTACTATTTGGGCTTTCTTTGTAACTGCAATTATTGGTATCGTTTCGTTCCCAGTATTGTTGTCAGCTGCTTTGTTATTGATTTTTGATAGAAGTTTTGGTACTTCATTCTTCTTGTCAGATATTTATATTGCTGGTGAAGTTTTACATTATCAAGGTGGTTCTCCAGTACTTTTCGAACACTTATTTTGGTTCTTAGGTCACCCTGAAGTATATATTGTAATTTTACCTGCATTAGGTATTACATCTGAAATTATTGCAACAAACTCTCGTAAACCAATTTTTGGTTATAGAGCGATGATTATGTCTATCATTGCAATTGCATTTTTATCAACGATTGTTTGGGGTCACCACATGTTTATTTCAGGAATGAATCCATTCTTGGGATCTGTGTTTACCTTTACAACATTATTGATTGCAATTCCATCTGCGGTAAAAGCTTTCAACTACATTACAACACTTTGGAAAGGAAATCTTCAAATGAATCCTGCTATGTTGTTTTCAATTGGTTTGGTTTCTACTTTCATTACAGGAGGTTTAACTGGAATTATTTTAGGAGATAGTACATTAGATATCAATGTTCACGATACATATTTCGTAGTTGCTCACTTCCACTTAGTAATGGGTATATCTGCACTTTATGGAATGTTTGCTGGTGTTTATCACTGGTTTCCAAAAATGTTTGGTAGAATGTTGAACAAAAACTTAGGATACGTACACTTTTGGGTAACAGCAGTTTGTGCTTATGGAGTATTTTTTCCAATGCACTTTATAGGACTGGCTGGTTTACCAAGACGTTACTATACAAATACTAACTTTCCATTGTTTGATGATTTGCAAAATGTAAATGTATTGATTACAACTTTTGCTTTAATCGGTGGAGCTTTTCAATTAGTATTCTTATACAATTTCTTCTCAAGTATATTCTTTGGTAAGAAAGCAGTTCAAAATCCATGGAGATCTAATACTTTAGAATGGACTACTCCAGTAGAACATATGCACGGAAACTGGCCTGGTGAGATTCCTGAAGTACACCGTTGGCCTTATGACTACAGTAATCCTGGACATGAAGAGGATTTTGTACCTCAGACAGTTCCAATGAAAGAAGGGGAAGTAGTTTTACATCACTAA
- a CDS encoding cytochrome c oxidase subunit II: protein MTSLLVIIVLVLLAVAIWQLTKIFDLTQVSSTSDNSQVANDDDNNVQGYLMFGFLAFIYIFTIYGVYTWGHLVLHTPASEHGALIDRLMNITWVLIFTVQAITQVLLHYFAFKYRGNKDKRALYFADNNKLEAIWSVIPAVVLAGLILYGLYAWTNIMFIDEDDDTVVIELYAQQFKWTARYAGEDNVLGKANVRLIEGINTLGVDLSDPYAQDDIVVSELHIPKGKKIHFKMRSQDVLHSAYFPYFRAQMNCVPGMVTEFAFTPIYTTSEYQALPYMVEKVANINAIRAKKSLELIAKGEPGLDPYTFDYLLLCNKICGASHYNMQMKVIVDTPEDYKKWLSEKTALVNEVKASKVVPATPDASLGKDSAVEKDTAAVGKDTAAVAKIAMK from the coding sequence ATGACAAGTTTGTTGGTAATTATAGTTTTAGTTTTATTAGCCGTTGCAATATGGCAATTGACGAAAATATTCGATTTAACTCAAGTTTCTTCGACTTCGGACAATTCACAAGTTGCAAACGATGATGATAATAATGTGCAAGGATATTTGATGTTTGGTTTTTTAGCATTCATCTATATCTTTACAATATATGGAGTTTATACATGGGGTCATTTAGTACTTCATACTCCAGCTTCTGAACATGGAGCATTAATTGATCGCCTAATGAATATTACATGGGTATTAATTTTTACTGTTCAGGCAATTACTCAAGTATTACTGCATTACTTTGCTTTTAAATACAGAGGTAATAAGGATAAAAGAGCCTTATATTTTGCAGATAATAATAAATTAGAAGCAATTTGGAGTGTTATTCCAGCAGTTGTTCTTGCTGGTTTGATTCTTTATGGTTTATATGCTTGGACAAATATTATGTTTATTGACGAGGATGATGATACAGTTGTAATTGAATTATATGCTCAACAATTTAAGTGGACTGCAAGATATGCTGGTGAAGATAATGTTTTAGGAAAAGCAAATGTTAGATTAATTGAGGGTATTAATACTTTGGGTGTAGATTTATCTGATCCTTACGCTCAAGATGATATTGTGGTTTCTGAATTGCATATACCAAAAGGTAAAAAAATACATTTCAAGATGAGATCTCAAGATGTATTGCACTCAGCTTACTTTCCATATTTTAGAGCACAAATGAATTGTGTTCCTGGTATGGTTACTGAATTTGCTTTTACTCCTATTTACACTACTTCAGAATATCAAGCTTTGCCTTATATGGTTGAAAAAGTAGCTAATATTAATGCTATTAGAGCAAAGAAAAGTTTAGAGTTAATTGCTAAGGGCGAACCAGGTTTAGATCCTTACACTTTTGATTATTTATTGCTATGTAATAAAATTTGTGGAGCTTCTCATTATAATATGCAAATGAAAGTTATAGTTGATACTCCTGAAGACTATAAAAAATGGTTGAGTGAAAAAACTGCTTTAGTTAATGAAGTTAAAGCTTCTAAAGTTGTGCCAGCTACACCAGATGCTTCTTTAGGAAAAGATTCAGCTGTTGAAAAAGATACTGCTGCTGTTGGAAAAGATACTGCAGCTGTTGCAAAAATAGCAATGAAATAA
- a CDS encoding quinol:cytochrome C oxidoreductase, protein MYTFSSKLKTFSFILMAIGLLGIGYGFLTAPKDIQEVEKTLAAQSKEGHVAHYELTTPVDHHSEVLTKEQAEVKEQAEKKEHAEHVFHQLQNKPWSAFYVACIFFMLLSLGTLVFYGIQQVAQAGWSPVLFRVMQGITAYLPVGSVIFFIFLILCGLHFNHLFIWLDPEVVAHDKIIANKSGYLNFPFWIVRAAIFLAGWNAYRYFSRKNCLAQDESDDNSFYKKNFNISAMFLVFFIVSESIMSWDWIMSLDPHWSSTLFGWYVFASFFVSGITMITVVTVYLKSKGYLENVNTSHIHDLAKFMFGISIFWTYLWFSQFMLIWYANIPEEITYFVMRIQVYNLPFFGAVVMNFLFPVLILINTDFKRITWILVMASIVILLGHYVDFFNMIMPGTVGGSWFIGVSEIASVLFFLGLFIFVVFSALTKAPLLPKRNPYIEESKHFHY, encoded by the coding sequence ATGTATACATTTTCAAGTAAATTAAAAACTTTTTCTTTCATCTTAATGGCTATTGGTCTTTTAGGAATTGGATATGGTTTTTTAACTGCACCTAAAGATATTCAAGAAGTTGAGAAAACTCTTGCTGCTCAAAGTAAGGAAGGACACGTTGCTCATTATGAGTTGACAACTCCTGTAGATCACCATTCTGAAGTATTAACAAAAGAACAAGCTGAAGTTAAGGAACAAGCTGAGAAAAAAGAGCATGCTGAGCATGTTTTTCATCAATTGCAAAACAAGCCATGGTCTGCTTTTTATGTAGCTTGTATTTTCTTTATGTTGCTTTCTTTAGGAACATTGGTTTTTTATGGTATTCAACAAGTTGCTCAAGCGGGTTGGTCTCCTGTTCTTTTTAGAGTAATGCAAGGTATTACGGCTTACTTGCCTGTAGGTTCTGTAATTTTCTTTATATTCTTAATATTATGTGGTTTACATTTTAATCATTTGTTTATATGGTTAGATCCTGAAGTAGTTGCCCATGATAAAATTATAGCTAACAAATCTGGTTATTTAAATTTTCCTTTTTGGATTGTAAGAGCAGCTATATTTTTAGCAGGTTGGAATGCTTATAGATATTTTTCTAGAAAAAATTGTTTGGCTCAAGACGAATCTGATGACAATTCTTTCTACAAAAAGAATTTCAATATATCAGCTATGTTTTTAGTGTTCTTTATTGTTTCAGAATCTATTATGTCTTGGGACTGGATTATGTCATTAGACCCACACTGGTCAAGTACACTTTTTGGATGGTATGTTTTTGCTAGCTTCTTTGTTAGTGGAATTACTATGATTACTGTAGTTACTGTTTATTTGAAATCAAAAGGTTATTTAGAAAATGTAAATACTAGCCACATTCATGATTTAGCTAAATTCATGTTTGGTATCAGTATTTTCTGGACCTATTTATGGTTCTCTCAGTTTATGTTGATTTGGTATGCTAATATTCCTGAAGAGATTACTTATTTTGTTATGAGAATTCAGGTTTATAATTTACCTTTCTTTGGTGCTGTTGTTATGAATTTCTTATTTCCAGTTTTAATTTTAATCAATACTGATTTTAAACGTATTACTTGGATTTTAGTTATGGCTTCAATAGTAATATTGTTAGGTCATTATGTTGACTTCTTTAATATGATTATGCCTGGTACTGTTGGAGGTAGCTGGTTTATTGGTGTTTCAGAAATTGCATCCGTTTTATTCTTTCTTGGATTATTTATCTTTGTTGTCTTCTCAGCATTGACTAAAGCTCCTTTGTTACCAAAAAGAAATCCATATATAGAAGAGAGTAAACATTTTCATTATTAA
- a CDS encoding cytochrome c has product MKSLYKITLTFGLMILVSSCNHKDSPNYQYMPNMYEAVSAETYAPAPADVFKNGKEGQLPAVGSINRGFEPFEYENTPEGYALAKANLKSPLDSLDRNSEKGKELFEIYCISCHGAAGNGKGKLVEREKFLGVPNYKDRDITEGSIFYVETYGLNAMGSHANQMSAHERWLVADYVLKLKAQ; this is encoded by the coding sequence ATGAAAAGTTTATATAAAATAACACTTACATTTGGTCTAATGATATTGGTTTCGTCTTGTAATCATAAAGACAGTCCAAATTATCAATATATGCCAAATATGTATGAAGCAGTGAGTGCTGAAACTTATGCTCCAGCTCCTGCTGATGTATTTAAAAACGGTAAGGAAGGTCAACTTCCAGCTGTTGGTTCAATTAATAGAGGTTTTGAACCTTTTGAATATGAAAATACTCCAGAAGGATATGCTTTAGCAAAAGCTAATTTAAAATCTCCTTTAGATTCATTAGATAGAAATTCTGAAAAAGGTAAAGAACTTTTTGAAATTTACTGTATTAGTTGTCACGGCGCAGCTGGTAATGGTAAAGGAAAATTAGTTGAAAGAGAAAAATTTCTTGGTGTGCCTAATTATAAAGATAGAGATATTACTGAAGGAAGTATTTTTTATGTGGAAACTTATGGTTTAAATGCTATGGGTTCTCATGCTAATCAAATGAGTGCTCACGAACGTTGGTTAGTTGCTGACTATGTTCTTAAACTTAAAGCACAATAA
- a CDS encoding DUF3341 domain-containing protein: protein MSNKVIYAIYNDDDILMDAVKKTRAAHHHIEEVFTPFPVHGLDKAMGLAPTRLAICAFIYGLCGLSFGTFLMDFVMIQDWPQDIGGKPSFSYIDNMPAFVPIMFEETVFFAAHLMVITFYMRSRLWPFKEAENPDVRTTDDHFLMEVAVNNNEEELVSFFEGTGAVEVKVIEKH from the coding sequence ATGAGTAATAAAGTTATATACGCCATTTATAATGACGATGATATTTTGATGGATGCTGTAAAAAAGACACGCGCAGCTCATCATCATATTGAAGAAGTATTTACACCATTTCCAGTTCACGGATTGGATAAAGCAATGGGACTTGCACCTACGCGTTTAGCAATATGTGCTTTTATCTATGGTTTGTGTGGTTTATCTTTTGGAACTTTCTTGATGGATTTTGTTATGATTCAAGATTGGCCTCAAGATATTGGTGGAAAACCAAGTTTTAGCTATATTGATAATATGCCTGCTTTTGTGCCTATTATGTTTGAAGAGACTGTATTTTTTGCAGCTCACTTAATGGTAATTACTTTTTATATGAGAAGTAGATTATGGCCATTTAAAGAAGCCGAAAATCCTGATGTAAGAACTACTGATGACCACTTTTTGATGGAAGTAGCAGTTAATAATAATGAAGAAGAATTAGTTTCTTTTTTCGAAGGTACAGGTGCGGTAGAAGTTAAAGTAATTGAAAAGCATTAA
- the nrfD gene encoding NrfD/PsrC family molybdoenzyme membrane anchor subunit, with protein sequence MSSHYEAAIRKPLVIGDKSYHDITVDVAAPIEGKANKQWWIVFSIALIAFLWGLGCIIYTVSTGIGTWGLNKTVGWAWDITNFVWWVGIGHAGTLISAVLLLFRQRWRMAINRSAEAMTIFSVIQAGLFPIIHMGRPWLAYWVLPIPNQFGSLWVNFNSPLLWDVFAISTYLSVSLVFWWTGLLPDFAMLRDRAITPFNKRVYSILSFGWSGRAKDWQRFEEVSLVLAGLATPLVLSVHTIVSMDFATSVIPGWHTTIFPPYFVAGAVFSGFAMVNTLLIIMRKVSNLEAYITIQHIELMNIVIMITGSIVGVAYITELFIAWYSGVEYEQYAFLNRATGPYAWAYWAMMTCNVFSPQFMWFKKLRTSIMFSFIISIVVNIGMWFERFVIIVTSLHRDYLPSSWTMFSPTFVDIGIFIGTIGFFFVLFLLYARTFPVIAQAEVKTILKATGEHYIKEREANKHSHHE encoded by the coding sequence ATGTCGTCTCACTACGAAGCAGCCATTAGAAAACCCTTAGTTATAGGTGATAAATCTTATCACGATATAACTGTAGATGTAGCCGCGCCTATAGAAGGTAAAGCAAATAAACAATGGTGGATTGTATTTTCAATCGCATTAATAGCCTTCCTTTGGGGATTAGGCTGTATTATATACACAGTGTCTACAGGTATTGGTACTTGGGGATTAAACAAAACAGTTGGTTGGGCTTGGGATATTACTAACTTCGTTTGGTGGGTTGGTATTGGTCACGCAGGAACTCTTATTTCTGCAGTACTTTTATTATTCCGTCAACGATGGAGAATGGCGATTAACCGTTCTGCGGAGGCAATGACAATTTTCTCTGTAATTCAAGCAGGTTTATTTCCAATTATACACATGGGTCGTCCTTGGTTGGCTTACTGGGTTTTACCAATTCCAAATCAATTTGGATCACTTTGGGTAAACTTTAACTCACCATTACTTTGGGACGTATTTGCAATCTCAACTTATCTTTCGGTATCATTAGTTTTCTGGTGGACTGGTTTACTTCCAGATTTTGCAATGTTGCGTGATAGAGCTATCACACCTTTCAATAAAAGAGTATATTCTATCTTAAGTTTTGGATGGAGTGGTAGAGCTAAAGACTGGCAACGTTTTGAAGAAGTATCACTAGTTCTTGCAGGTTTAGCAACTCCTCTGGTACTTTCAGTACATACTATTGTATCGATGGACTTTGCTACTTCCGTTATCCCAGGATGGCATACTACAATTTTTCCTCCGTACTTTGTTGCTGGAGCAGTTTTCTCAGGATTTGCAATGGTAAATACTTTGCTTATTATTATGAGAAAAGTTTCTAATCTTGAAGCTTATATCACAATACAGCATATAGAATTAATGAATATTGTAATTATGATTACAGGTTCTATTGTTGGTGTAGCTTATATTACCGAATTATTTATTGCTTGGTACTCAGGAGTAGAATATGAACAATATGCTTTCTTGAATAGAGCTACAGGACCTTATGCTTGGGCATATTGGGCGATGATGACTTGTAATGTGTTTTCTCCTCAATTCATGTGGTTCAAAAAATTAAGAACAAGTATTATGTTTTCTTTCATCATCTCGATAGTTGTAAATATTGGAATGTGGTTTGAAAGATTTGTAATTATCGTAACTTCATTACATAGAGATTATTTACCATCTTCATGGACTATGTTTTCTCCAACATTTGTTGATATTGGAATTTTTATTGGAACAATAGGTTTCTTCTTTGTATTATTCTTATTGTACGCAAGAACATTCCCTGTTATTGCACAAGCCGAGGTTAAAACAATATTGAAAGCTACAGGAGAACATTATATTAAAGAAAGAGAAGCTAATAAACATTCACATCATGAGTAA